One stretch of Halapricum desulfuricans DNA includes these proteins:
- a CDS encoding inorganic phosphate transporter — protein sequence MAWALGANSNSPPFAPAIGASAISTMRAAFVIGILAALGAVAQGGAISETVGTDLIGGVSITPLAATAGLMTAAAFMGFGVYTGYPVPAAFATTGAMVGVGLSLGGDPAVDTYRRLGRFWLLVPPVSGGIAYATATLLRRDDIPETVGVPLLAAVVAAIVANIQLGVVPSPPGADQNSIAGFASMVVDLPTIGGVGPMQLLVTIAFAALGFVAIRRRTQRSVEEGIRTFLVVLGSIVAFSSGGSQVGLATGPLQALFVDELGLPVIVLLSIGAVGILAGAWMGAPRLLQATSREYAQLGVRRSIAALVPGFVIAQTAIALGIPISFNNIIISGVIGGGLAAGSAGVSRRKIGVTVLFWLLTLGTSVVVGYGIYAALSTVIGVQ from the coding sequence ATGGCCTGGGCGCTGGGGGCAAACAGCAACTCCCCGCCGTTCGCCCCGGCGATCGGTGCCAGCGCCATCTCGACGATGCGGGCGGCGTTCGTCATCGGGATTCTCGCGGCCCTCGGCGCAGTCGCGCAGGGCGGCGCGATCTCCGAGACCGTCGGGACGGACCTGATCGGCGGCGTCTCGATCACGCCGCTGGCCGCGACTGCGGGACTGATGACCGCGGCGGCGTTCATGGGTTTCGGCGTCTACACCGGCTATCCCGTGCCGGCGGCGTTCGCCACGACCGGCGCGATGGTCGGCGTCGGACTGTCGCTCGGCGGCGATCCGGCCGTCGATACCTACCGACGGCTCGGCCGGTTCTGGCTGCTCGTCCCGCCGGTCTCGGGCGGGATCGCCTACGCGACCGCGACCCTGCTCCGACGGGACGACATCCCGGAGACGGTTGGCGTCCCGTTGCTGGCGGCGGTCGTCGCCGCTATCGTCGCGAACATTCAGCTCGGAGTCGTTCCGTCCCCGCCCGGGGCTGACCAGAACTCGATCGCCGGATTCGCTTCGATGGTCGTCGACCTCCCGACGATCGGCGGTGTCGGACCGATGCAGCTGCTCGTAACGATCGCGTTCGCGGCGCTCGGGTTCGTCGCCATCCGCCGTCGGACCCAGCGATCCGTCGAGGAGGGCATCCGGACGTTTCTGGTCGTGCTGGGCAGCATCGTCGCCTTCTCCAGCGGCGGCAGTCAGGTCGGCCTCGCGACCGGCCCGCTGCAGGCGCTGTTCGTCGACGAGCTCGGCCTGCCGGTGATCGTCCTGCTATCGATCGGTGCCGTCGGAATCCTCGCCGGCGCGTGGATGGGTGCCCCGCGTCTGCTGCAGGCGACCTCTCGGGAGTACGCACAGCTCGGCGTCAGGCGATCGATCGCCGCGCTGGTTCCGGGCTTCGTCATCGCACAGACCGCGATCGCGCTGGGGATCCCGATCTCGTTCAACAACATTATCATCTCGGGCGTGATCGGCGGTGGACTCGCGGCGGGGTCGGCGGGCGTCTCCCGGCGGAAGATCGGCGTCACCGTCCTCTTCTGGCTCCTCACGCTCGGGACCTCAGTGGTCGTCGGATACGGCATCTACGCCGCCCTTTCGACGGTTATCGGCGTCCAGTGA
- a CDS encoding M20 family metallopeptidase — MTFDLEAFHERAVKTPSHESVAEMRTLLVETLEGEGIEPTVDDAGNVLATRVGDRAGPHLVLNTHIDTVPPHVPYGRDGEVVTGRGSCDAKGPLAALLAAFLSVEPKRGSVTLAVTPDEEVHSTGAAALRGRFDADGFIVGEPTGLDVCTAARGRFEGTVTITGTSAHAAEPESGDNAVSAAGPILEGLATYDEARGPGEHEQLGRPSLVPTLIEGGDAPNQIPAECAVTFDRRSVPPETAEGFRSGLVEHLEARLPAGVELEVAFVDRQTPFLEAFATDPDDRLVETLAAASGGDVRPFGAATEASYFAQEAPTVVFGPGVLADEEGAVAHSDREYVRLSEVHAAAEAVTGTLEAMLR; from the coding sequence ATGACCTTCGACCTCGAGGCCTTCCACGAGCGGGCCGTGAAGACGCCGTCCCACGAGTCGGTCGCCGAGATGCGAACCCTGCTGGTCGAGACGCTGGAGGGAGAAGGGATCGAGCCGACTGTCGACGACGCCGGGAACGTGCTGGCGACGCGAGTCGGCGATCGAGCGGGGCCACACCTCGTGCTCAACACGCACATCGACACGGTCCCACCGCACGTCCCGTACGGGCGCGACGGCGAGGTCGTCACCGGCCGCGGGTCCTGTGACGCCAAGGGCCCGCTCGCCGCGCTGCTCGCGGCCTTTCTCTCCGTCGAGCCGAAACGGGGGTCGGTGACTCTCGCGGTCACGCCCGACGAGGAGGTCCACTCGACGGGGGCCGCCGCGCTGCGGGGACGGTTCGACGCCGACGGGTTCATCGTCGGCGAACCCACTGGCTTGGACGTCTGTACGGCTGCCCGGGGTCGCTTCGAGGGGACGGTCACGATCACGGGGACGAGCGCGCACGCGGCCGAGCCCGAAAGCGGCGACAACGCGGTCAGCGCGGCCGGACCGATACTCGAGGGGCTGGCGACCTACGACGAGGCCCGCGGGCCCGGCGAGCACGAGCAACTGGGCCGGCCGTCGCTCGTGCCGACGCTGATCGAGGGCGGCGACGCGCCGAACCAGATCCCCGCCGAATGTGCCGTCACCTTCGACCGCCGGAGCGTCCCGCCCGAGACGGCCGAGGGCTTTCGATCCGGGCTGGTCGAGCACCTCGAAGCGCGACTCCCGGCGGGGGTGGAGCTGGAGGTCGCCTTTGTCGACCGCCAGACCCCATTTCTGGAGGCGTTCGCGACCGATCCCGACGACCGGCTCGTCGAGACGCTCGCGGCGGCAAGCGGCGGCGACGTTCGGCCGTTCGGTGCCGCGACAGAGGCCTCGTATTTCGCGCAGGAAGCGCCGACGGTCGTGTTCGGACCGGGCGTGCTGGCCGACGAGGAGGGCGCTGTCGCCCACAGCGACCGGGAGTACGTCCGACTGTCAGAAGTGCACGCCGCCGCTGAGGCCGTCACCGGGACGCTGGAAGCGATGCTCCGGTAA
- the purH gene encoding bifunctional phosphoribosylaminoimidazolecarboxamide formyltransferase/IMP cyclohydrolase, whose translation MKLAGMASNRGRNLLNIADRAPGGAEFAVALSNDPDAPVLEQARERGIPTEVVPKDEDETRREHELRVQEALEAYEFDLITLDGYMRILTEEFVESQPTILNVHPSLLPAFPGMDAHEQVLEAGVRQTGCTVHVVDETVDGGPIVTQEPVPVFEGDGVDDLKERVLYRGEFKAYPRAVRWFAEDRVTVDREAGTVSVEGDEDGTFPTRRVSSEDRVADLRYGENPHQDAALYADPTCEEASVVSAPQLNEGAKGMGYNNYNDADAALNIVKEFDEPACAVIKHTNPAGAAVADSISEAYADALSTDPKSAFGGIVALNRECDDATAEQIVESFKEVVVAPGYTDDALEVLFEKDNLRVLDVSDRFEPTETLTEKDLVGGRLVQERDLQSLSPDDLEVVTDRAPTDEQLESMLFAWQTIKHVKSNAILFAKGTETVGVGAGQVSRVDAVEIAKMKAESDAEGKDAEGAVMASDAFFPFPDGIEAAAEAGIEAVIQPGGSVNDDDVIEKADELGMTMVMTGTRCFRHD comes from the coding sequence ATGAAACTCGCCGGTATGGCATCCAATCGCGGCCGCAACCTGCTGAACATCGCCGACCGGGCTCCGGGTGGGGCGGAGTTCGCCGTCGCCCTCTCGAACGACCCCGACGCGCCGGTCCTCGAACAGGCCCGAGAACGCGGCATTCCGACCGAAGTCGTCCCGAAAGACGAGGACGAAACCCGCCGTGAACACGAATTGCGGGTGCAAGAAGCCCTCGAAGCGTACGAGTTCGACCTCATTACCCTAGACGGGTACATGCGGATCCTCACCGAGGAGTTCGTCGAGAGCCAGCCGACGATCCTCAACGTCCATCCGTCGCTGCTGCCCGCGTTCCCGGGGATGGACGCCCACGAGCAGGTACTGGAGGCGGGCGTGAGACAGACCGGCTGTACCGTCCACGTCGTCGACGAGACCGTCGACGGCGGGCCGATCGTCACGCAGGAACCGGTTCCCGTCTTCGAGGGCGACGGCGTCGACGACCTCAAAGAGCGCGTCCTCTATCGGGGCGAGTTCAAGGCGTATCCGCGTGCAGTGCGGTGGTTCGCCGAGGACCGCGTGACCGTCGACCGCGAGGCTGGCACGGTCAGCGTCGAGGGCGACGAGGACGGGACGTTTCCGACTCGCCGGGTCAGCAGCGAGGACCGCGTCGCCGACCTGCGCTACGGGGAGAACCCCCACCAGGACGCCGCGCTGTACGCCGATCCGACCTGCGAAGAGGCCAGCGTCGTCTCGGCCCCGCAGCTCAACGAGGGCGCGAAGGGGATGGGATACAACAACTACAACGACGCCGACGCCGCGCTGAACATCGTCAAGGAGTTCGACGAGCCCGCGTGTGCGGTCATCAAGCACACCAACCCCGCCGGTGCGGCGGTCGCGGACTCGATCAGCGAGGCGTACGCCGACGCGCTCTCGACGGATCCCAAGAGCGCCTTCGGCGGGATCGTCGCCCTCAATCGCGAGTGTGATGACGCCACCGCCGAGCAAATTGTCGAGTCGTTCAAAGAGGTCGTCGTCGCGCCGGGTTACACCGACGACGCGTTAGAGGTCCTCTTCGAGAAGGACAACCTCCGGGTGCTGGACGTGAGCGATCGGTTCGAGCCCACCGAGACGCTGACCGAGAAAGACCTGGTCGGCGGGCGACTCGTTCAGGAGCGCGACCTGCAGTCGCTGTCCCCCGACGATCTGGAGGTCGTCACCGACCGGGCTCCGACCGACGAGCAGCTCGAGTCGATGCTGTTCGCCTGGCAGACGATCAAGCACGTCAAGTCCAACGCGATCCTCTTCGCGAAAGGCACAGAGACCGTCGGCGTCGGAGCCGGACAGGTCTCGCGGGTCGACGCCGTCGAGATCGCCAAGATGAAAGCCGAGAGCGACGCCGAGGGCAAGGACGCCGAGGGTGCGGTGATGGCCTCTGACGCCTTCTTCCCGTTCCCGGACGGGATCGAGGCCGCCGCAGAGGCCGGCATCGAGGCGGTCATCCAGCCCGGCGGCTCGGTCAACGACGACGACGTCATCGAGAAAGCCGACGAACTCGGGATGACGATGGTCATGACCGGGACGCGATGTTTCCGACATGACTGA
- a CDS encoding AAA family ATPase, whose product MTYSGPDVFLAPIGNEAAADNFRRTVLDGVSADQVRPRAETDIDGETVRLWGTKSTVEGSWKKVSPGDFLFFYRDGAYEYAAEVQATEQNEPIGRDIWPNHEPDEPWVCLIYLDAPVELGVDSSEIHELAGYGRDYPLGFSPLNEMGVGGIRGRYGSVPSLVYGDTHADEQIDRHGNPDFAVDPDVFSGLYFPDDRAAEIAQQITAALDAGKHIVLTGPPGTGKTEIARLVASHLAAQNSDVFTGFETTTATADWSTFETIGGYMPEEQSDDLSFTPGQVLRCFKRQDSRRNEILIIDEINRSDIDKSFGQLFTLLSGQAVTLPFTRDGEEIELLPADNVDGDLAPHQYAVPKSWRLIATMNSYDKTSLYEMSYAFMRRFAFVYVDAPTVPEDEDERDALVDAYAETWGMDVESGVREAVGDVWYVTNNVVDERKIGPAIIKDILAHVAATPSSLERSLTEAVGSYVFPQLEGVPRRERIAGRLAAVDAVDETRLGRLATDVLQVAIDE is encoded by the coding sequence ATGACCTACTCGGGGCCAGACGTGTTTCTCGCGCCGATCGGAAACGAGGCCGCGGCCGATAACTTCCGTCGGACGGTTCTCGACGGTGTCTCAGCCGATCAGGTTCGCCCACGTGCGGAGACAGATATCGACGGCGAGACAGTCCGGCTGTGGGGGACGAAATCGACCGTCGAGGGAAGTTGGAAGAAGGTCTCTCCCGGTGACTTTCTGTTCTTTTACCGCGATGGGGCCTACGAGTATGCCGCCGAAGTGCAGGCCACGGAACAGAACGAGCCGATCGGCCGCGATATCTGGCCCAATCACGAGCCTGACGAGCCGTGGGTCTGTCTGATCTATCTCGACGCTCCCGTCGAACTCGGCGTCGATTCCTCCGAGATACACGAACTGGCTGGATACGGTCGCGACTATCCGCTCGGCTTTTCGCCGCTCAACGAGATGGGTGTCGGCGGAATCCGCGGTCGATACGGCTCTGTCCCGTCGCTCGTGTACGGCGACACGCACGCCGACGAACAGATCGATCGACACGGTAACCCGGATTTCGCCGTGGATCCGGACGTGTTTTCGGGACTGTATTTTCCGGACGATCGCGCCGCGGAGATCGCCCAGCAGATCACGGCGGCACTGGATGCCGGCAAGCACATCGTTCTCACTGGGCCACCGGGGACTGGCAAGACCGAAATCGCACGGCTCGTCGCGTCTCATCTCGCCGCACAGAACTCGGACGTGTTCACCGGGTTCGAGACGACGACTGCGACGGCGGACTGGTCGACGTTCGAGACGATCGGTGGGTATATGCCCGAAGAACAGAGTGACGACCTGTCGTTCACGCCCGGGCAGGTCCTCCGCTGTTTCAAGCGACAGGACAGCCGGCGCAACGAGATCCTGATAATCGACGAGATCAACCGATCGGACATCGACAAGTCGTTCGGACAGCTGTTTACACTCCTGTCAGGTCAGGCGGTGACGCTGCCGTTCACTCGTGACGGTGAGGAGATCGAACTGCTGCCCGCCGACAACGTCGACGGTGACCTTGCACCGCATCAGTACGCCGTTCCGAAATCCTGGCGGCTCATCGCGACGATGAACAGTTACGACAAGACGTCGCTGTACGAGATGTCCTACGCGTTCATGCGACGGTTCGCGTTCGTCTACGTCGACGCACCCACAGTCCCGGAAGACGAAGACGAACGTGACGCGCTCGTCGACGCGTACGCGGAGACTTGGGGCATGGACGTCGAGTCAGGCGTTCGCGAGGCCGTCGGCGACGTGTGGTACGTGACGAACAACGTCGTCGACGAGCGAAAGATCGGTCCGGCGATCATTAAGGACATACTCGCTCACGTCGCGGCGACACCCAGTTCGCTGGAGCGATCGCTCACCGAGGCCGTCGGTAGTTACGTCTTCCCTCAACTCGAGGGGGTTCCGCGTCGCGAACGGATCGCTGGCCGACTCGCCGCCGTCGACGCTGTCGACGAGACGCGGCTAGGTCGGCTCGCAACTGACGTCTTGCAGGTCGCGATCGATGAATAG
- a CDS encoding DUF5817 domain-containing protein — protein MYAVVGCSECSALWVVEGRPETTQCPRCGTRKRFDRLKQFVTTDDPDRAKQARAAMLAERQEMGEAFADLDDFASMAARLDEAGIDDETYLESSGVNPEAATQAGDRAEQGVGGSRSRKETVTDALVELDEPTRDAIVAYARERDITEEYVDRALEKLRRAGEITASDGVYRQL, from the coding sequence ATGTACGCTGTCGTCGGGTGCAGCGAGTGTAGCGCGCTGTGGGTCGTCGAGGGGCGACCGGAGACGACCCAGTGTCCCCGGTGCGGCACTCGAAAGCGGTTCGATCGACTCAAGCAGTTCGTCACGACCGACGACCCCGACCGGGCGAAGCAGGCCCGGGCGGCGATGCTGGCCGAGCGCCAGGAGATGGGCGAGGCGTTCGCCGACCTCGATGACTTCGCGAGCATGGCCGCCCGACTGGACGAGGCGGGGATCGACGACGAGACCTATCTGGAGTCGTCGGGCGTCAATCCCGAGGCCGCCACACAGGCGGGCGATCGAGCCGAACAGGGAGTCGGCGGTTCTCGCAGTCGCAAGGAGACTGTGACCGACGCGCTGGTCGAGCTCGACGAGCCGACCAGAGACGCGATCGTCGCGTACGCACGGGAGCGAGACATCACCGAGGAGTACGTCGATCGCGCGCTGGAGAAACTGCGTCGGGCCGGCGAGATTACGGCGTCGGACGGCGTCTACCGGCAGCTCTAG
- the dapF gene encoding diaminopimelate epimerase, whose protein sequence is MITVEKYHGTGNDFVVVEADAPVEGRAAFARRLADRETGLDHPDGERVGADGVLFLELDAGADPPRVEMTLVQPDGSIAEMCGNGARVVATWAAARTGDREFVIDTPAGAYPAEVGPEGVTVGMGEPTFDPGAVPTTLDEPLIEREIEGLTVTAVNTGVPHAVAFVEDVAGLDLETIAPPVRHAAVFPEGANVTVASERADGPAFGYDQRTFERGVEGETRSCGTGAVAIVAAAHELGRVETDQSVPVSPPGGRLVVTRTADGATLQGPVEREFETAVPADGVVAER, encoded by the coding sequence ATGATCACCGTCGAGAAGTACCACGGCACCGGCAACGACTTCGTCGTGGTCGAGGCCGACGCGCCCGTCGAGGGCAGAGCGGCCTTCGCCCGGCGGCTGGCCGACCGGGAGACGGGCCTCGATCACCCGGACGGCGAACGTGTTGGTGCCGACGGCGTCCTGTTTCTGGAGTTGGACGCCGGGGCCGACCCACCACGGGTCGAGATGACGCTCGTCCAGCCCGACGGCTCGATCGCCGAAATGTGCGGCAACGGTGCCCGGGTCGTCGCGACGTGGGCGGCCGCCCGGACTGGCGATCGCGAGTTCGTCATCGACACGCCGGCCGGCGCGTACCCGGCCGAGGTCGGGCCGGAAGGCGTCACCGTCGGGATGGGCGAGCCGACGTTCGATCCCGGGGCCGTGCCGACGACGCTCGACGAACCGCTGATCGAGCGCGAGATCGAGGGGCTGACCGTCACTGCGGTCAATACGGGCGTTCCCCACGCCGTCGCCTTTGTCGAGGACGTCGCCGGGCTCGATCTCGAAACGATCGCCCCGCCGGTGCGCCACGCCGCGGTGTTCCCCGAGGGCGCGAACGTCACGGTCGCCTCCGAGCGGGCGGACGGACCGGCGTTCGGCTACGACCAGCGCACCTTCGAGCGCGGCGTCGAGGGCGAGACGCGCTCCTGTGGGACCGGCGCGGTTGCGATCGTCGCTGCCGCTCACGAGCTCGGGCGCGTCGAGACCGACCAGTCCGTCCCCGTCAGCCCGCCGGGCGGGCGGTTAGTCGTCACGCGCACTGCCGACGGCGCGACGCTGCAGGGCCCGGTCGAGCGCGAGTTCGAGACGGCCGTCCCCGCCGACGGAGTGGTCGCCGAACGATGA
- a CDS encoding deoxyhypusine synthase yields the protein MDADETRDNVVPGSDEELDTPDVRGYDFRGEFDFEAMMDAYATTGFQATQLAEAIDIAERMQEEDAEIYLTFTSNIISSGLRETVAYLIREGYVDVVITTSGSLTEDVIKTAKPFKMGEWEADEAQLREQGINRLGNIFVPSDRYVWLEEYLYDFFDDFFAEEKIRTPTEFARELGETLEDEDSVLKQAADNDVPVYCPALTDAEVGNFLYYYRQAYDSEVGIEILDDYDSLIEDGLLADQTGLIAVGAGVPKHHAIMTNLFRGGADHVVYISTGMEGDGSLSGAPPSEAVSWGKIKEDEETNYTLVEAEATLVFPLLVASAFK from the coding sequence ATGGACGCCGACGAGACACGCGACAACGTCGTCCCGGGGAGCGACGAGGAACTGGACACCCCGGACGTCCGCGGCTACGACTTCCGCGGGGAGTTCGACTTCGAGGCGATGATGGACGCCTACGCGACGACCGGGTTCCAGGCGACCCAACTCGCCGAAGCGATCGATATCGCCGAGCGCATGCAGGAGGAAGACGCCGAGATCTATCTCACCTTCACCTCGAACATCATCTCATCGGGGCTGCGCGAGACCGTCGCGTATCTGATCCGAGAAGGGTACGTCGACGTCGTCATCACGACCTCCGGGTCGCTGACCGAGGACGTCATCAAGACGGCCAAACCCTTCAAGATGGGCGAGTGGGAGGCCGACGAGGCACAGCTCCGCGAGCAGGGGATCAACCGTCTCGGCAACATCTTCGTTCCCTCGGACCGGTACGTCTGGCTCGAGGAGTACCTCTATGACTTCTTCGATGACTTCTTCGCCGAGGAGAAGATCCGGACGCCGACCGAGTTCGCACGCGAGTTAGGCGAGACCCTAGAGGACGAGGACTCGGTACTCAAGCAGGCCGCGGACAACGACGTCCCGGTCTACTGTCCGGCGCTGACCGACGCCGAGGTCGGCAACTTCCTGTACTACTACCGGCAGGCTTACGACTCGGAGGTCGGCATCGAGATCCTCGACGACTACGATTCGCTCATCGAGGACGGGCTGCTGGCCGACCAGACGGGGCTGATCGCCGTCGGCGCTGGCGTGCCGAAACACCACGCGATCATGACGAACCTCTTCCGCGGCGGCGCGGACCACGTCGTCTACATCTCGACCGGCATGGAAGGCGACGGGTCGCTGTCCGGCGCACCGCCCAGCGAGGCAGTCTCCTGGGGCAAGATCAAGGAGGACGAGGAAACCAACTACACGCTCGTCGAGGCCGAGGCGACGCTCGTCTTCCCGCTTTTGGTCGCGAGCGCGTTCAAGTAA
- a CDS encoding YhbY family RNA-binding protein — translation MTDTDQQRRIHDLEATLRVGKGGVDSVADELASQLETSDLVKVKFLRSARGGTTSEQLAEELAERTNAEVVQIRGHTAVFQR, via the coding sequence ATGACGGATACAGACCAGCAGCGCCGGATCCACGACCTGGAGGCGACGCTTCGGGTCGGCAAGGGCGGCGTCGACTCGGTCGCCGACGAACTGGCGTCGCAACTCGAGACGAGCGACCTCGTGAAAGTCAAGTTCCTGCGGTCGGCTCGTGGCGGCACGACCAGCGAGCAACTGGCGGAGGAACTCGCCGAACGCACGAACGCCGAGGTCGTCCAGATCCGGGGCCACACGGCCGTATTCCAGCGATGA
- the hmgA gene encoding hydroxymethylglutaryl-CoA reductase (NADPH), which yields MTDAATLAERVRAGELRLYELEDHADADTAAAARRHLLATELGVELEAIGEYAFPAERAEPNVENMIGATQVPLGVAGPLPVDGEAASGSVYLPLATTEGALVASVNRGAGAIRAAGGASTTVLQRGMTRAPVFETSDVREAAAVADWVRGSLDRLAGAAESTTSHGELREATPYVVGNSVFVRFVYDTKDAMGMNMATIATREAADVIESETPASMVAVSGNLCTDKKPAGINAIEGRGRSVAADVLLPADAIEDRFGTTPEAIAEANTRKNLLGSAKAASLGFNAHVANVVGAAFLALGQDVAQVVEGAHAITSVEAREDGLYASVTLPALAVGTVGGGTGLPTQSEALEILGLAGGGDPPGTNGDALAEVLAAGALAGELSLLGALASRRLASAHAEHGR from the coding sequence ATGACCGACGCCGCGACGCTCGCCGAGCGCGTCAGGGCGGGCGAGCTCCGACTGTACGAACTCGAGGACCACGCCGACGCCGACACCGCCGCCGCGGCCCGCCGGCACCTCCTCGCGACGGAACTCGGCGTCGAACTCGAAGCGATCGGCGAGTACGCGTTTCCGGCAGAGCGCGCCGAACCCAATGTCGAGAACATGATCGGCGCGACGCAGGTCCCGCTGGGCGTCGCCGGACCGCTCCCAGTCGACGGCGAGGCCGCAAGCGGATCCGTCTATCTGCCGCTGGCGACGACGGAAGGTGCGCTGGTCGCGAGTGTCAACCGGGGCGCTGGCGCGATCCGGGCGGCGGGCGGCGCGTCGACGACCGTCCTGCAACGCGGGATGACCCGCGCGCCCGTCTTCGAGACGAGCGATGTCCGCGAGGCCGCCGCTGTCGCCGACTGGGTTCGAGGGAGCCTCGATCGGCTGGCGGGGGCCGCGGAGTCGACGACCAGCCACGGCGAGTTGCGCGAGGCGACGCCTTACGTCGTCGGCAACAGCGTCTTCGTCCGGTTCGTCTACGACACCAAGGACGCCATGGGGATGAACATGGCCACGATCGCGACCCGGGAAGCCGCCGACGTGATCGAATCGGAAACGCCGGCCTCGATGGTGGCCGTCTCGGGCAATCTCTGTACCGACAAGAAGCCGGCCGGGATCAACGCTATCGAGGGCCGCGGCCGGTCGGTCGCCGCCGACGTCCTCCTCCCGGCGGACGCGATCGAGGACCGTTTCGGGACGACACCCGAGGCGATCGCCGAGGCCAACACCCGGAAGAACCTGCTCGGCAGCGCCAAGGCCGCCAGCCTGGGGTTCAACGCTCACGTCGCCAACGTCGTCGGCGCGGCCTTTCTCGCGCTCGGACAGGATGTCGCCCAGGTCGTCGAGGGCGCACACGCCATCACGAGCGTCGAAGCCCGTGAAGACGGCCTGTACGCGTCGGTGACGCTGCCGGCGCTGGCGGTCGGGACCGTCGGCGGCGGGACGGGACTCCCCACCCAGTCGGAAGCGCTCGAGATTCTCGGGCTCGCGGGCGGCGGCGACCCGCCTGGGACGAACGGCGACGCGCTCGCGGAAGTGCTCGCGGCGGGCGCACTGGCCGGCGAACTCTCGCTTTTGGGCGCGCTCGCGAGCCGCCGTCTCGCGAGCGCCCACGCCGAGCACGGTCGGTGA
- a CDS encoding bacteriorhodopsin — protein MSQTIPTVLAQVSQQDMFKHVLNDPLLGSSIYVNIALAGLTLLLFVYMARNLTDPRAKLIVVSVMGVSAVSIASYTGLASGLTIGILEMPEGHAMYETTTELAHSGEEVEGTVSLWGRYLTWAFSTPFILLALGLIAGSNLTKIFTAIVFDVGIMITGLAAALTTSSYPMRWAWYGISVTFFLVVVYILLFEWPEDARQAGTADIFNTLKILTVVLWFGYTIWWALGNEGLAVIESVGLTSWGYSAFDVVAKYLFSFLVVKYVVDNVEKVSAGSDYGATSSGMPADD, from the coding sequence ATGTCACAGACGATACCGACAGTCCTTGCGCAGGTGTCCCAGCAGGACATGTTCAAACACGTACTGAACGACCCCCTCCTCGGGAGTTCGATCTACGTCAACATCGCGCTCGCGGGGCTGACGTTGCTGTTGTTCGTGTATATGGCGCGCAACCTGACCGATCCGCGCGCCAAACTGATCGTCGTCTCCGTGATGGGGGTGTCGGCCGTCTCGATCGCCAGCTACACCGGACTCGCGTCGGGGCTGACGATCGGAATTCTCGAGATGCCGGAGGGCCACGCGATGTACGAGACGACGACAGAGCTGGCCCACAGTGGAGAAGAGGTCGAGGGCACAGTCAGCCTCTGGGGCCGGTACCTGACGTGGGCGTTCTCGACGCCGTTCATCCTGCTCGCGCTCGGCCTGATCGCCGGGTCGAACCTCACGAAGATCTTCACGGCGATCGTCTTCGACGTCGGCATCATGATCACCGGTCTGGCCGCCGCGCTGACCACGTCCTCCTATCCGATGCGGTGGGCCTGGTACGGGATCAGCGTCACGTTCTTCCTTGTGGTCGTCTACATCCTGCTGTTCGAGTGGCCCGAGGACGCCAGACAGGCCGGGACAGCGGACATCTTCAACACCCTGAAGATCCTGACGGTCGTGCTGTGGTTCGGGTACACGATCTGGTGGGCGCTCGGCAACGAGGGACTGGCGGTCATCGAATCGGTCGGGCTCACCTCCTGGGGCTACAGTGCCTTCGACGTCGTCGCGAAGTACCTGTTCTCGTTCCTCGTGGTGAAGTACGTCGTCGACAACGTCGAGAAAGTCAGCGCCGGATCCGACTACGGCGCGACCTCGAGCGGCATGCCCGCCGACGACTGA